The following are from one region of the Nymphalis io chromosome 21, ilAglIoxx1.1, whole genome shotgun sequence genome:
- the LOC126776824 gene encoding alpha-(1,3)-fucosyltransferase C-like isoform X2 — translation MTALCIDINIKISSFIQKYRQKTRRKQKLTKLFEHDAKKMPRCISLRLRLLTSLRQLLSIRSLLIITCISFTISFIWIQLVEKDNLIIDNESLVNEALENVARDHRYAEVYRKVDRLQKDVKYILLWTPHNFAPFYYFGDGQRAFIDKNCSNINCYVTSDRNFFHGDTSKFDAIAFNGRNIDTLTKSQLPKVRSQRQKFIYFNMESADNYPVCDDMFDGFFNWTSTYRLDSDIPYPYIQIRNSNGEIVGPREKMNWVRSNTLNDEYLQTKLQNKSKAVAWFVSHCSSRSGRREYANQLRRALRAHGLTLDIYGACGPLKCPRNRKNSCDSILESDYFFYLSFENSLAKDYVTEKLLTALQHDSVPIVLGGADYSRFLPPGSYLNARSTTPTALANMIAKLMLSKEYYQFFLWKSSYTYYDPTETNNVCAVCAALHNKEMFETPSVYRKLRRWWHPNYDDRCYT, via the exons ATGACTGCGTTGTGTATTG atataaatatcaaaatttcatCGTTCATTCAAAAATACCGACAGAAAACTCGTAGAAAGCAAAAATTAACGAAGCTGTTCGAACATGACGCGAAGAAGATGCCTCGGTGCATATCCCTGCGCTTGCGCCTCCTGACGTCATTAAGACAATTACTATCGATAAGATCACTGCTAATTATAACATGTATTAGTTTTACGATATCTTTTATTTGGATCCAGTTGGTAGAAaaggataatttaattattgataatgaAAGTTTAGTTAACGAAGCACTCGAAAATGTCGCCCGCGACCATAGATACGCAGAAGTATACAGGAAAGTGGACAGATTGCAAAAAGATGTTAAATACATACTCCTTTGGACGCCACATAACTTTGCACCGTTTTATTATTTCGGTGACGGTCAAAGAGCGTTTATCGATAAAAACTGTTCAAATATAAACTGCTACGTCACGAGCGATCGAAATTTTTTCCATGGAGACACATCAAAGTTTGATGCAATAGCTTTTAATGGGCGAAATATCGATACTCTTACTAAATCACAATTACCAAAGGTCCGTTCACAACgtcaaaaatttatatactttaacatGGAATCAGCTGATAATTACCCCGTTTGCGATGATATGTTTGATGGCTTCTTCAATTGGACTTCGACATACAGATTAGATTCAGATATACCATACCCTTACATTCAAATAAGAAATTCTAACGGAGAAATTGTTGGCCCACGAGAAAAAATGAACTGGGTTAGGAGCAATACCTTAAATGATGAAtacttacaaacaaaattacaaaacaagagcAAGGCTGTTGCTTGGTTTGTGTCACACTGCTCAAGTAGAAGTGGTAGAAGAGAATATGCTAATCAGTTAAGAAGAGCGCTGCGCGCTCATGGCTTGACGCTTGATATATACGGAGCATGTGGACCACTAAAATGTCCACGAAATCGGAAGAACAGTTGCGATTCCATCTTAGAAagtgattattttttctatctttCGTTTGAAAATTCGTTAGCGAAGGATTATGTAACGGAGAAACTTCTAACAGCATTGCAGCACGATTCGGTTCCTATTGTTCTTGGTGGTGCTGATTACTCAAG ATTTCTTCCACCTGGATCTTATTTAAACGCTCGTAGTACAACACCTACTGCCTTGGCAAATATGATAGCTAAGCTTATGTTGAGCAAAGAATACTATCAATTCTTCTTATGGAAGTCTTCCTACACATACTATGATCCGACCGAAACAAATAACGTCTGCGCCGTTTGTGCAGCACTTCACAATAAGGAAATGTTTGAAACACCAAGTGTTTATAGGAAGTTAAGAAGATGGTGGCATCCAAATTATGATGATAGATGCTACacgtga
- the LOC126776824 gene encoding alpha-(1,3)-fucosyltransferase C-like isoform X4, which yields MNLFIDINIKISSFIQKYRQKTRRKQKLTKLFEHDAKKMPRCISLRLRLLTSLRQLLSIRSLLIITCISFTISFIWIQLVEKDNLIIDNESLVNEALENVARDHRYAEVYRKVDRLQKDVKYILLWTPHNFAPFYYFGDGQRAFIDKNCSNINCYVTSDRNFFHGDTSKFDAIAFNGRNIDTLTKSQLPKVRSQRQKFIYFNMESADNYPVCDDMFDGFFNWTSTYRLDSDIPYPYIQIRNSNGEIVGPREKMNWVRSNTLNDEYLQTKLQNKSKAVAWFVSHCSSRSGRREYANQLRRALRAHGLTLDIYGACGPLKCPRNRKNSCDSILESDYFFYLSFENSLAKDYVTEKLLTALQHDSVPIVLGGADYSRFLPPGSYLNARSTTPTALANMIAKLMLSKEYYQFFLWKSSYTYYDPTETNNVCAVCAALHNKEMFETPSVYRKLRRWWHPNYDDRCYT from the exons atataaatatcaaaatttcatCGTTCATTCAAAAATACCGACAGAAAACTCGTAGAAAGCAAAAATTAACGAAGCTGTTCGAACATGACGCGAAGAAGATGCCTCGGTGCATATCCCTGCGCTTGCGCCTCCTGACGTCATTAAGACAATTACTATCGATAAGATCACTGCTAATTATAACATGTATTAGTTTTACGATATCTTTTATTTGGATCCAGTTGGTAGAAaaggataatttaattattgataatgaAAGTTTAGTTAACGAAGCACTCGAAAATGTCGCCCGCGACCATAGATACGCAGAAGTATACAGGAAAGTGGACAGATTGCAAAAAGATGTTAAATACATACTCCTTTGGACGCCACATAACTTTGCACCGTTTTATTATTTCGGTGACGGTCAAAGAGCGTTTATCGATAAAAACTGTTCAAATATAAACTGCTACGTCACGAGCGATCGAAATTTTTTCCATGGAGACACATCAAAGTTTGATGCAATAGCTTTTAATGGGCGAAATATCGATACTCTTACTAAATCACAATTACCAAAGGTCCGTTCACAACgtcaaaaatttatatactttaacatGGAATCAGCTGATAATTACCCCGTTTGCGATGATATGTTTGATGGCTTCTTCAATTGGACTTCGACATACAGATTAGATTCAGATATACCATACCCTTACATTCAAATAAGAAATTCTAACGGAGAAATTGTTGGCCCACGAGAAAAAATGAACTGGGTTAGGAGCAATACCTTAAATGATGAAtacttacaaacaaaattacaaaacaagagcAAGGCTGTTGCTTGGTTTGTGTCACACTGCTCAAGTAGAAGTGGTAGAAGAGAATATGCTAATCAGTTAAGAAGAGCGCTGCGCGCTCATGGCTTGACGCTTGATATATACGGAGCATGTGGACCACTAAAATGTCCACGAAATCGGAAGAACAGTTGCGATTCCATCTTAGAAagtgattattttttctatctttCGTTTGAAAATTCGTTAGCGAAGGATTATGTAACGGAGAAACTTCTAACAGCATTGCAGCACGATTCGGTTCCTATTGTTCTTGGTGGTGCTGATTACTCAAG ATTTCTTCCACCTGGATCTTATTTAAACGCTCGTAGTACAACACCTACTGCCTTGGCAAATATGATAGCTAAGCTTATGTTGAGCAAAGAATACTATCAATTCTTCTTATGGAAGTCTTCCTACACATACTATGATCCGACCGAAACAAATAACGTCTGCGCCGTTTGTGCAGCACTTCACAATAAGGAAATGTTTGAAACACCAAGTGTTTATAGGAAGTTAAGAAGATGGTGGCATCCAAATTATGATGATAGATGCTACacgtga
- the LOC126776824 gene encoding alpha-(1,3)-fucosyltransferase C-like isoform X6: protein MPRCISLRLRLLTSLRQLLSIRSLLIITCISFTISFIWIQLVEKDNLIIDNESLVNEALENVARDHRYAEVYRKVDRLQKDVKYILLWTPHNFAPFYYFGDGQRAFIDKNCSNINCYVTSDRNFFHGDTSKFDAIAFNGRNIDTLTKSQLPKVRSQRQKFIYFNMESADNYPVCDDMFDGFFNWTSTYRLDSDIPYPYIQIRNSNGEIVGPREKMNWVRSNTLNDEYLQTKLQNKSKAVAWFVSHCSSRSGRREYANQLRRALRAHGLTLDIYGACGPLKCPRNRKNSCDSILESDYFFYLSFENSLAKDYVTEKLLTALQHDSVPIVLGGADYSRFLPPGSYLNARSTTPTALANMIAKLMLSKEYYQFFLWKSSYTYYDPTETNNVCAVCAALHNKEMFETPSVYRKLRRWWHPNYDDRCYT, encoded by the exons ATGCCTCGGTGCATATCCCTGCGCTTGCGCCTCCTGACGTCATTAAGACAATTACTATCGATAAGATCACTGCTAATTATAACATGTATTAGTTTTACGATATCTTTTATTTGGATCCAGTTGGTAGAAaaggataatttaattattgataatgaAAGTTTAGTTAACGAAGCACTCGAAAATGTCGCCCGCGACCATAGATACGCAGAAGTATACAGGAAAGTGGACAGATTGCAAAAAGATGTTAAATACATACTCCTTTGGACGCCACATAACTTTGCACCGTTTTATTATTTCGGTGACGGTCAAAGAGCGTTTATCGATAAAAACTGTTCAAATATAAACTGCTACGTCACGAGCGATCGAAATTTTTTCCATGGAGACACATCAAAGTTTGATGCAATAGCTTTTAATGGGCGAAATATCGATACTCTTACTAAATCACAATTACCAAAGGTCCGTTCACAACgtcaaaaatttatatactttaacatGGAATCAGCTGATAATTACCCCGTTTGCGATGATATGTTTGATGGCTTCTTCAATTGGACTTCGACATACAGATTAGATTCAGATATACCATACCCTTACATTCAAATAAGAAATTCTAACGGAGAAATTGTTGGCCCACGAGAAAAAATGAACTGGGTTAGGAGCAATACCTTAAATGATGAAtacttacaaacaaaattacaaaacaagagcAAGGCTGTTGCTTGGTTTGTGTCACACTGCTCAAGTAGAAGTGGTAGAAGAGAATATGCTAATCAGTTAAGAAGAGCGCTGCGCGCTCATGGCTTGACGCTTGATATATACGGAGCATGTGGACCACTAAAATGTCCACGAAATCGGAAGAACAGTTGCGATTCCATCTTAGAAagtgattattttttctatctttCGTTTGAAAATTCGTTAGCGAAGGATTATGTAACGGAGAAACTTCTAACAGCATTGCAGCACGATTCGGTTCCTATTGTTCTTGGTGGTGCTGATTACTCAAG ATTTCTTCCACCTGGATCTTATTTAAACGCTCGTAGTACAACACCTACTGCCTTGGCAAATATGATAGCTAAGCTTATGTTGAGCAAAGAATACTATCAATTCTTCTTATGGAAGTCTTCCTACACATACTATGATCCGACCGAAACAAATAACGTCTGCGCCGTTTGTGCAGCACTTCACAATAAGGAAATGTTTGAAACACCAAGTGTTTATAGGAAGTTAAGAAGATGGTGGCATCCAAATTATGATGATAGATGCTACacgtga